A single window of Vibrio stylophorae DNA harbors:
- a CDS encoding alpha/beta fold hydrolase has translation MSSSELMLCPQSQAELYSFHSFDGCRILYRHWPAENHNGRFITLFHRGHEHGARLTEMAQFYAQQGYHVFAWDARGNGESEGTRDSAESFSVLTHDAELWMRHLKQQHLLEFEQTSVIAMSIGAVIAAAWVHDYAPDIRALVLAAPAFRIKLYVPLAIPLLRIARKNGWIENLNSYVKARVLTHDRHEQQTFNQDPLISHSIATDLLIDTYDTSTRLVEDSGAIHTPTLMLCAEQDWVVKRRPQRQFYQGLSSPYKEWQSLPGFYHAIFHEDQRQQVFARSLDFIERAYARAPWTPELNQQDHYGPSKDKYDRLCMTAKHPGYWLAKQGMKLLGRISDGIHLGLKTGFDSGSTLDYIYQNQASGKGNFGRWVDEQYLDSIGWRGIRLRKANLDELLDTVTQTARNEKRPIQLLDIATGNGRYICDFLARHPDIEASAELRDYCPNNIAKVTALAEQMGLGEKVQAKQKDAFDLDSYEKQGNVDVAVISGVFELFSDNQPIQQALAGVAKQVKAGGVLIYTNQPWHPQQAFIAKVLGGHQGNDWVMRCRSQAEMDALVEEAGFEKMGMRIDRFGIFTVSVALRKDA, from the coding sequence ATGTCATCAAGTGAACTTATGCTTTGCCCACAATCTCAAGCAGAGCTGTACTCTTTTCACAGCTTTGATGGCTGTCGCATTCTCTATCGACACTGGCCAGCGGAAAATCATAACGGCCGCTTTATCACCCTTTTTCATCGTGGCCATGAACATGGTGCTCGACTAACAGAAATGGCGCAGTTCTATGCGCAGCAGGGTTATCACGTCTTTGCTTGGGATGCCCGTGGCAATGGCGAGTCAGAAGGGACACGTGATTCTGCTGAAAGCTTCTCTGTGCTGACGCATGATGCCGAGCTGTGGATGCGTCATCTCAAGCAGCAGCACCTGCTCGAATTTGAGCAAACCAGTGTCATCGCCATGAGTATTGGCGCGGTCATTGCCGCAGCGTGGGTTCATGATTATGCGCCAGATATTCGCGCCTTGGTACTCGCAGCGCCCGCTTTTCGTATCAAACTCTACGTACCTTTGGCCATTCCATTACTGCGCATTGCGCGTAAAAATGGTTGGATTGAAAACCTCAATAGCTATGTCAAAGCGCGGGTATTAACCCACGATCGCCATGAGCAGCAAACCTTCAACCAAGATCCATTAATCTCACATAGCATTGCCACCGATTTACTGATTGATACCTATGATACCAGCACTCGATTGGTTGAGGACTCAGGTGCCATTCACACCCCAACCTTGATGCTCTGCGCCGAACAAGATTGGGTGGTAAAACGACGTCCGCAGCGCCAATTTTACCAAGGCCTTAGCTCGCCCTATAAAGAGTGGCAATCTCTGCCTGGCTTTTATCACGCCATTTTCCATGAAGATCAGCGCCAACAAGTCTTTGCTCGTAGCCTTGATTTTATTGAGCGCGCCTATGCTAGAGCGCCATGGACACCTGAGCTGAATCAGCAAGATCACTATGGTCCAAGCAAAGACAAATATGACCGTCTATGCATGACAGCCAAACACCCTGGGTACTGGCTCGCAAAACAAGGCATGAAACTACTAGGCCGTATCAGCGATGGTATCCACTTAGGGCTAAAAACAGGCTTTGATTCAGGCTCAACGCTTGATTATATCTACCAAAATCAAGCTTCAGGCAAAGGCAACTTTGGTCGCTGGGTGGATGAGCAATACCTAGATAGCATTGGCTGGCGTGGTATTCGCCTGCGCAAAGCCAATTTAGATGAACTACTCGATACCGTGACGCAAACGGCGCGCAATGAAAAACGCCCCATTCAACTGCTTGATATTGCCACGGGCAATGGTCGCTATATCTGCGATTTTCTGGCGCGTCATCCCGACATTGAAGCAAGCGCAGAGCTGCGTGACTATTGCCCGAATAATATTGCCAAAGTCACTGCGCTCGCCGAGCAAATGGGACTGGGCGAAAAAGTACAAGCCAAGCAAAAAGATGCCTTTGATTTAGACAGCTATGAAAAGCAAGGCAATGTCGATGTGGCTGTGATCTCTGGCGTCTTTGAGCTCTTTAGTGACAACCAACCGATTCAACAGGCATTGGCTGGTGTTGCCAAGCAGGTAAAAGCTGGCGGCGTACTTATCTATACCAATCAACCTTGGCATCCACAGCAAGCCTTTATTGCCAAAGTGCTGGGCGGCCATCAAGGCAATGACTGGGTGATGCGCTGTCGTAGCCAAGCAGAAATGGATGCGCTTGTCGAAGAGGCTGGCTTTGAAAAAATGGGCATGCGCATTGACCGCTTCGGTATTTTTACCGTATCCGTTGCGCTTAGAAAGGACGCTTAA
- a CDS encoding GGDEF domain-containing protein, which translates to MDSTLWEHLFEDKPRRQPIGVEQRLLLLQKLQGKLELKPLFHAFLSELSKQLDVASLVWDFEGTSYIIKAGKGTEFRQRFSLQYAKQDLGILQYSTPYSLDEDEIRLINTYHKLFAGSLSCAIEYRRVKNMALRDCLTGLGNRTSFEQDLNHAIALCQREQSGLVLIMFDLNNFKQVNDTYGHLDGDRVLSQFAHVLQSSLRACDRCYRLGGDEFSAILQPATEESIYKVTQRIEQHIQTNSLLARFRVRTAMGSAMFGTGDSYASLYDRADRQLYKHKRN; encoded by the coding sequence ATGGACTCAACTCTTTGGGAACACCTGTTTGAAGACAAACCTCGACGCCAGCCTATTGGTGTGGAGCAACGTCTTTTGCTGCTGCAAAAACTCCAAGGCAAGCTAGAACTGAAGCCGCTTTTTCATGCATTTTTAAGCGAACTCAGTAAGCAGTTGGACGTCGCCTCTTTGGTGTGGGATTTCGAAGGTACCAGCTATATCATCAAAGCGGGCAAAGGCACGGAGTTTCGACAGCGCTTTAGTTTGCAATATGCCAAGCAAGATCTAGGCATTTTGCAATACAGCACGCCCTACTCGCTGGATGAAGATGAAATCCGTCTGATCAATACCTACCACAAACTTTTTGCCGGCTCACTGAGCTGCGCCATTGAGTATCGCAGAGTCAAAAATATGGCACTGCGTGACTGTTTAACTGGTTTGGGCAATCGCACCAGCTTTGAACAGGATCTCAACCATGCCATCGCACTATGTCAGCGTGAACAAAGCGGCTTAGTACTGATCATGTTTGATCTCAATAACTTCAAGCAAGTCAATGACACCTATGGTCACCTTGATGGCGACCGCGTACTCAGCCAATTTGCCCATGTATTGCAAAGCTCACTGCGCGCATGCGATCGCTGCTATCGCCTCGGTGGTGATGAGTTTTCGGCCATTTTGCAACCCGCCACCGAAGAGTCCATCTATAAGGTGACGCAACGTATTGAGCAGCACATTCAAACCAACTCATTGCTTGCCCGTTTTCGCGTGCGCACCGCCATGGGTTCTGCGATGTTTGGCACGGGTGACAGCTATGCGTCACTCTATGATCGCGCCGACCGTCAGCTTTATAAACACAAGCGCAATTAA
- the tilS gene encoding tRNA lysidine(34) synthetase TilS, with the protein MPTLPQALTRQLSELNPQTQILVGYSGGLDSQVLLHLLCQCWPLSQITALHVHHGLNPLADQWLLQCQGWAQAYGVQFIAERVFVNRDEGIEQGARAARYQAFAEHLGPDHLLLTAHHQNDQAETFLLAMKRGSGPRGLSAMPRLQSFSCGAHLRPLLSVTRQQLEAYAKAQQLDWLEDDSNDDCHYDRNFIRHRVLKPLAARWPSVYDTISRSAALCAQQEQALQLLLQPLYAPLLHQDGSLCIEGLAKHPEVIRTQLLRLWLSERAAQQPSLAQFDKIWQEIACARVDANPQLKIGQGQIRRYQQRLYWLALQQDVSEWSALWSNLSASCVLPDALGTLSLEKWQPEVSTKSLLSVRAPLAHESVTVCFAPKEMHIRPLGRGGSRHLKKLYQEYGIPSWQRPRMPLLYFGETLIAIAGLLVTEAGAGDELQLNWQR; encoded by the coding sequence ATGCCAACTTTGCCCCAAGCGCTAACTCGCCAGTTATCTGAACTCAATCCACAGACCCAGATCCTTGTTGGTTACAGTGGCGGTTTGGACTCGCAGGTGCTACTTCATTTGCTCTGTCAGTGCTGGCCGCTTTCGCAAATTACGGCGCTGCATGTGCACCATGGACTCAATCCACTGGCGGATCAATGGCTGCTTCAGTGCCAAGGTTGGGCGCAGGCCTATGGCGTACAATTTATTGCGGAGCGAGTATTCGTCAATCGCGATGAAGGGATTGAGCAAGGCGCTCGTGCGGCGCGTTATCAAGCGTTTGCTGAGCATCTAGGGCCAGATCATCTATTGCTCACGGCTCATCATCAAAATGATCAAGCGGAGACGTTTTTACTGGCGATGAAGCGCGGCAGCGGTCCGCGCGGTTTATCGGCGATGCCAAGGTTGCAATCATTTAGCTGTGGCGCGCATCTGCGCCCATTGTTATCAGTGACGCGGCAGCAGCTTGAAGCTTATGCCAAGGCGCAGCAGCTCGATTGGTTGGAAGATGACAGTAATGATGATTGCCACTATGACCGCAATTTTATTCGTCATCGAGTGCTTAAACCACTTGCAGCGCGCTGGCCTTCAGTTTACGACACCATTAGTCGTAGTGCAGCGCTGTGTGCGCAGCAAGAGCAAGCATTGCAACTTTTATTGCAGCCGCTTTATGCGCCTTTGCTCCATCAAGATGGCAGTCTTTGCATTGAGGGATTAGCCAAACACCCGGAAGTGATTCGTACCCAGTTATTGCGCCTTTGGCTCAGTGAGCGGGCGGCGCAGCAACCTAGCTTGGCGCAGTTTGATAAAATTTGGCAGGAAATTGCCTGTGCGCGTGTCGATGCCAATCCGCAGCTAAAAATTGGGCAGGGACAAATTCGCCGCTATCAGCAGCGTTTATATTGGCTTGCGCTGCAACAAGATGTCAGTGAGTGGTCTGCCCTATGGTCTAATTTGAGTGCGTCTTGTGTATTACCAGATGCGCTAGGAACGCTTTCTTTAGAGAAATGGCAACCCGAGGTGAGCACTAAATCCCTGCTGTCTGTTCGCGCGCCGCTTGCTCATGAATCTGTGACGGTTTGCTTTGCACCGAAAGAGATGCATATTCGCCCCCTCGGACGCGGCGGCTCCCGTCATTTGAAAAAACTATATCAAGAGTATGGGATCCCAAGCTGGCAGCGGCCGCGCATGCCACTGCTCTATTTCGGAGAGACCTTGATTGCCATCGCAGGTTTATTGGTGACTGAAGCAGGCGCTGGCGATGAGTTACAACTGAATTGGCAGCGCTGA
- a CDS encoding DUF4250 domain-containing protein, protein MELDNYLTMDPIMLMSIVNMKLRDEFEDLDDLVAHYDLSKAKLITRLKAAGFEYLVDIKQFR, encoded by the coding sequence ATGGAACTCGACAATTATTTGACGATGGATCCAATTATGTTGATGAGCATCGTCAACATGAAATTGCGCGATGAGTTTGAAGATTTAGACGATCTTGTAGCGCACTATGATCTAAGCAAAGCAAAATTGATTACCCGTCTTAAAGCGGCAGGCTTTGAGTACCTTGTCGATATCAAGCAGTTCCGCTAA
- a CDS encoding YaeP family protein codes for MKPFDCCELVRHAYSQIGSAELGYIPQAISCAVKALNEIAADETVPQAQREKAAFACANLLISDFED; via the coding sequence ATGAAACCCTTTGACTGTTGTGAACTGGTTCGCCATGCCTATTCCCAAATTGGTAGTGCTGAACTTGGTTATATTCCGCAAGCCATCAGCTGCGCGGTAAAAGCCCTTAACGAAATTGCTGCTGACGAAACCGTGCCACAGGCGCAGCGTGAGAAAGCAGCCTTTGCTTGTGCCAATCTGCTGATTAGTGATTTTGAGGATTAG
- a CDS encoding patatin-like phospholipase family protein encodes MAAKSQQKCALMLTGGGAQAAYQVGVLKAIAEWYPRVHHAPFSIYCGTSAGAINATAVASYNACFRLGVKKLDWFWRRLHTNRVFAATFTGVSKHILGQVFGRMRASYLPPPTVSLLDNQPLRSMLNEVIHYPRLEQQIRSQVLDALAVTVSSYQSGVSMSFYQGQGHFRPWTKAKHKGRPALIRNDHLLASAAIPLLFPAVKIGDSYFGDGSIHQLSPLSPAIKLGADKILIISVTPPRTGQKQTTEHPPGLGHISGHLLDTIFSDALTADIEQLERTNLLIRHLTERQKKSLDLRHIDVCLMAPQRSFAHIARQFYGNMPIMVRVLMRLLGISPRDDASITSFLLFEPAFIRALIEQGYQDAQKNRAKLHEFLEISK; translated from the coding sequence ATGGCAGCAAAGTCGCAACAAAAATGCGCCCTGATGCTCACCGGTGGTGGTGCGCAAGCGGCCTATCAAGTTGGCGTTCTCAAAGCGATTGCCGAGTGGTATCCGCGTGTTCATCATGCCCCATTTTCCATCTATTGCGGCACCTCGGCTGGCGCCATTAATGCCACCGCAGTTGCCAGTTACAACGCTTGCTTTCGCCTCGGGGTCAAAAAGCTCGATTGGTTTTGGCGACGCCTTCATACCAATCGCGTTTTTGCTGCAACCTTTACTGGCGTCAGTAAACATATTCTCGGCCAAGTATTTGGTCGTATGCGTGCCAGTTATCTCCCCCCCCCCACAGTCTCACTGCTCGACAACCAACCGCTACGCAGCATGCTCAATGAAGTGATCCACTATCCAAGGCTTGAACAGCAAATTCGCAGCCAAGTACTCGATGCGCTTGCGGTCACCGTCTCCAGCTATCAAAGCGGTGTCTCCATGAGCTTTTATCAAGGCCAAGGACATTTTCGTCCATGGACCAAAGCCAAACACAAAGGCCGCCCCGCGCTAATTCGCAATGATCACCTGCTGGCATCAGCCGCCATTCCACTCCTCTTTCCGGCGGTAAAAATTGGCGATAGTTATTTTGGCGACGGCTCTATCCACCAGCTTTCGCCACTCAGCCCTGCGATTAAACTTGGCGCCGATAAAATTCTGATTATCAGTGTCACCCCACCGAGAACAGGTCAAAAACAAACGACAGAGCATCCACCAGGCCTAGGGCATATCTCAGGCCATTTGCTCGATACCATCTTTAGTGATGCGCTCACGGCTGACATTGAGCAGCTTGAACGGACCAACTTACTCATTCGCCACTTAACCGAGCGGCAAAAAAAATCCCTCGACCTGCGGCATATTGATGTCTGCCTGATGGCACCACAGCGCAGTTTTGCCCATATCGCCCGCCAATTTTATGGCAACATGCCAATCATGGTTCGCGTCCTAATGCGTTTACTGGGGATCAGCCCGCGCGACGATGCCTCAATCACCAGCTTCCTTCTTTTTGAACCTGCCTTTATTCGTGCCCTCATTGAACAGGGTTATCAGGATGCCCAGAAAAACAGAGCGAAATTGCACGAATTTTTAGAGATCAGTAAATAA
- a CDS encoding sodium-dependent transporter, producing the protein MSATRETFSSRLGFILAAAGAAVGLGNIWGFPTQAAQNGGGAFVLMYLLMIAVVAFPMLVMELAIGRYGQANPVDAMAKLATTPMGKVAGRVVGCIGLSVPSAVLTFYSIVGGMLIALMFSALASIFHLNELSALLASNVLSVSLVCTGIFYLLTILIVQAGVKDGIERWSTRLMPMLFVLFGLMFIYILTLDGAMQGLKHYLIPDFSKIFDPKLMLAAMGQGFFSLTIGGCSMVIYGSYLSKKENLAAMGLSVTIVDSAVAFIAGLVIIPAMFVAMKQGVTIYDAQGQLIDSGALVFGVMPAMFTNLGAAGPYLAFIFFGLLIIAALTSSISMLEGPVALAAERTHFGRGVLSWFFGIVLALCSVGIIVSGGKVFDFVATAATQYLQPVSALLFCLFGAWVWHRNQRFAELKSGFPELEKSLFGRIWPWYVRFVCPVLVSLVLYSAITA; encoded by the coding sequence ATGAGTGCAACACGCGAAACCTTTAGTTCTCGCCTTGGTTTTATCCTTGCAGCGGCAGGTGCTGCTGTTGGTTTAGGTAACATTTGGGGATTCCCGACCCAAGCGGCGCAAAATGGTGGTGGTGCATTTGTATTGATGTATCTACTGATGATTGCTGTGGTGGCTTTCCCAATGTTGGTTATGGAGCTGGCGATTGGTCGCTATGGTCAAGCTAACCCTGTGGATGCCATGGCCAAATTAGCCACAACGCCAATGGGTAAGGTGGCGGGGCGTGTGGTGGGCTGCATTGGCTTAAGTGTACCTTCCGCGGTACTCACCTTTTATAGCATTGTTGGCGGCATGTTGATTGCACTGATGTTTTCGGCGCTGGCTTCTATTTTCCACCTCAATGAATTGAGTGCTTTACTGGCCTCCAATGTGTTGTCGGTGAGCTTGGTTTGCACAGGCATTTTTTATCTACTCACCATTTTAATTGTGCAAGCCGGGGTGAAAGACGGGATTGAGCGTTGGTCGACACGTTTGATGCCAATGCTGTTTGTCCTCTTTGGCTTAATGTTTATTTATATTCTGACCTTAGATGGTGCCATGCAGGGTCTAAAGCACTACTTGATTCCAGACTTTAGCAAAATTTTCGACCCCAAATTGATGTTGGCAGCCATGGGCCAAGGTTTCTTCTCGCTTACCATCGGTGGCTGTTCTATGGTGATTTACGGCTCTTATCTGAGTAAAAAAGAGAACCTTGCTGCTATGGGTTTGAGTGTGACCATTGTGGATTCGGCTGTAGCCTTTATCGCCGGTTTAGTGATTATTCCTGCGATGTTTGTGGCCATGAAACAAGGGGTCACCATCTATGATGCTCAGGGCCAACTGATTGATTCTGGCGCTTTGGTCTTTGGTGTGATGCCTGCCATGTTTACCAATTTGGGTGCTGCGGGTCCTTACCTTGCCTTTATCTTCTTTGGTCTTTTGATTATTGCCGCATTGACCTCATCGATCTCGATGTTGGAAGGTCCAGTCGCACTGGCTGCTGAGCGCACTCACTTTGGTCGCGGCGTGTTGAGCTGGTTTTTCGGGATTGTGCTCGCGCTTTGTAGTGTTGGCATTATTGTCAGCGGTGGTAAGGTCTTTGATTTTGTTGCGACAGCTGCGACACAATATCTACAGCCTGTCTCAGCGCTTCTGTTCTGCTTGTTTGGTGCATGGGTATGGCATCGCAATCAACGCTTTGCTGAGCTTAAATCAGGTTTCCCTGAGTTAGAGAAAAGCTTGTTCGGTCGCATCTGGCCTTGGTATGTACGCTTTGTCTGCCCTGTCTTGGTCAGTTTGGTGTTGTACTCAGCGATTACCGCGTAA
- the accA gene encoding acetyl-CoA carboxylase carboxyl transferase subunit alpha: MSLNFLEFEQPIAELEAKIEALRGVSKHDQSAAVDLQKEISQLEKKSLDLTKRIFTDLGAWQIAQLARHPQRPYVLDYIEHMFTEFDELRGDRAFADDKAIVGGIARLNDMPIMVIGHQKGRDTREKVKRNFGMPKPEGYRKALRLMEMAERFKMPIVTFIDTAGAYPGVGAEERGQSEAIARNLKVMSGLRVPIVCNVVGEGGSGGALAIGVGDRVNMLQYSTYSVISPEGCASILWRDSDKAPQAAEAMGITSNRLKELGLIDSIIAEPLGGAHRDVALMAANLSAQIAADLAVLGKLDTEALLEQRYQRLMSYGYC, from the coding sequence ATGAGCCTGAACTTTCTAGAATTTGAACAACCGATTGCAGAACTGGAAGCAAAAATTGAAGCCCTGCGTGGCGTTTCTAAGCATGATCAGAGTGCGGCGGTTGATTTACAAAAAGAGATCAGCCAGCTCGAGAAAAAGAGTCTGGATCTCACCAAGCGTATCTTTACAGATTTAGGTGCTTGGCAAATTGCCCAGCTCGCCCGTCACCCACAGCGTCCTTATGTGCTGGATTATATTGAGCACATGTTTACGGAATTTGATGAGCTTCGTGGTGATCGTGCTTTTGCCGATGACAAAGCGATTGTTGGTGGTATTGCACGTTTGAACGATATGCCGATCATGGTGATTGGCCACCAAAAAGGTCGTGACACGCGTGAAAAAGTGAAGCGTAATTTTGGTATGCCAAAGCCTGAAGGTTACCGCAAAGCCTTGCGTCTGATGGAGATGGCTGAGCGCTTTAAAATGCCGATTGTTACCTTTATTGATACCGCTGGTGCTTATCCTGGTGTGGGCGCTGAAGAGCGCGGCCAATCAGAAGCGATTGCGCGTAACCTGAAAGTGATGTCTGGCCTGCGTGTGCCGATTGTTTGTAACGTCGTTGGTGAAGGCGGCTCAGGCGGCGCGTTGGCGATTGGTGTGGGTGACCGCGTCAATATGTTGCAATACTCAACCTATTCTGTGATTTCACCAGAAGGCTGTGCATCTATCCTATGGCGTGATTCTGATAAAGCGCCGCAAGCGGCAGAGGCCATGGGGATCACCTCCAATCGCCTGAAAGAGCTGGGCTTGATCGATAGCATCATTGCAGAGCCATTGGGCGGCGCACATCGTGATGTTGCGCTGATGGCAGCCAATCTATCGGCGCAAATTGCTGCGGACTTAGCCGTGCTTGGCAAGCTTGATACAGAAGCCCTGCTTGAGCAGCGTTACCAACGCTTAATGAGCTACGGTTACTGTTAA